ATACGCGTTGTCTTTAATACCAGTATTGATAAAAAAGTGTAACATTTTAAGGTTTACCTTAGGGTTTTCCTCAATTTGTTTTTTGTAAAATGGAACAATGTTTTTATATCCAATTCCCAATCTAGAAGTATAGAACTCAAACTTTGGTTCTTCTTCTGAGGCAATACGGATTCCTACATTAAAACTGTGTTCTATTTCTTCTTCTAATAATGATAATTCTTCGTAATTATCAATAATAGGAATACAGTTTTTGTGCTTGTTGTTAATTAAATCTGCAATATTACTAATGTATTGCTCTCTTTTAAAACCATTGCAAATAACAAAGGTGTCTTTGTTTATTTTACCAGTTTCTAATAAAGCATTTACAATATTAATGTCAAAAGCAGAAGAGGTTTCAATATGTATATTGTTCTCTAAGGCTTCATCTAATACATGTTTAAAATGTGAACTTTTGGTACAATAAGAATAAAAGTATTTACCTTGATAATCGTGTTTTTCAAAAGCACTAGCAAACCATTTTTTGGCTTTCTGAATGTTTTCTGAAATTTTAGGTAAATATGTTATTTTTAATGGTGTTCCGTGTTCTTCTATTAAGGCAGCAACGTTTATGTCGTGAAACATTAGTTCGTCATCGTCTGTAAGTTTAAATTCTTCTTGTGGAAAATAGAAAGTTTGGTTGATTAAGTCTTTGTATTTATTACGCATTTTGTTTTTTGAATTTTGATAATTAACTCCATGGTATCAATCTTCTGTAGATACTAAATTGGACATTTTTCTTATAAAATACAAATACTATACTCTAATTACTAAATACACGTGTCTTAACCTTAAAACTTTAAAAGGGTTGTTTACAAAAAGGAAAAATTTTGAAGAATACTTTTTTATTTCGTTATGACTACTTGCCATATTATGTTTGCTTATTATCTTCATGCAGACATAACCGAAAAATAAAAACAATAACATTTTTACAGTTGTATATATGAGCAAAAGTAATTTTTTTTTTGAACTGAAAAAGCAATTTTTATAAAAAGTAAAAAAAAAACAATCAAAAAAAAATGATTGCTTTAAATTGTTGTTATTTAGTCGGTTATGTTTTTAGTTTTTGCATTATATGATCTTTATTTCTAAGTAATATTTGTTTTTCATGTTTTAATAAAAAGAAGTTTTTGTGACTGTTTATAATGAAAATCAAAGACTTGTCTATATGGTGATGATTTCTAAAATCAATATTAATTTGCCATAGTTCTGCGCGAACAGGTGTATTTAGAATGTCAAAGTTAATTTCTGTAGCATGTTGATTTGGGTAAATTCTAAAATTATGTAATTCTAAATTTACTTCTGAGTTAACCAATATCCTTAAACTTTTCTCTAAATAGTTTTTGATGATGTTGTAAGAATGTTGGGTATTATCAATTTTAAAGTTTTTATGTTCTGTAGCTTCTCTTATTAAGTCTATTAATCCTGTAGTGCTAAAATTCATCTGGCCTTGCCACGAGTTTCCTTCTTGCTCAATAATAATACTACAATGTTTAGGATTGTGAGCAAATGATGAAAGACCAATAAAAAGGAGGATGTATAAAATGGTTGTTCTCATAGTTTAGTTAAATAATATTTTTTTAAAACAGTATTTGTTATCAAGTTTTGCGCTAATAAAATAGATGCCAGGTAAATATTGCTCTATGTTTTTATGTACGGGTTGTGAACCGTTTTTAATTTTAAAAATTGTTTTTCCTTCTGTATTAAAAACTTCTAGTACCTCAAAATTTCCTGTAAAAACTATGGTTTTATTTATAAGTTCAACTGAAACCAAATTAGCATCATAAACAGTTTTGTCAATCCCTAATACTTCGCTTTCAAATTCACCATATTCGTAACGAGTATCTTCAAGCGGGGCAAAATAAGACCTACAAGGAGGATTGTTTATAATGTCTGTTGCAGAAGCATGGTAGTGATACACCCCATTTGGAAATTCCACAGTAGCACCAGTATGTCCATTACATTCATCTAAATCATTAGGAGCGGTATTTTCGCCATTGTCATATGGAGCGTATATAGGAATTCCCTCAAAAGAAAACCCAGCTAAACCAGAGTTTTCAAGTTGATCAACATCTTCACAATAATAATCACTACTAACTCCATTTGCCGCTAAGGCAAGATTTATTCCGTGTGGAATGGTGTGAAAATGACCAAACCCAGAAGGTTCAGGGTGGAATCCACATCTGTCTAAAGGAATAATACCTCCCTGAAGTGCGGATACAGATTCAGAACTCGGTGGAGTGTGTTCTAAAACCATCCCGTCAATTAGAATCCCTATGGTTTCTGCTGTATGATAATTATAAGTAGAACCAGGTTTGTTAATAGGACCAGCTAAAATTTGATATTGATGATACCATACGGCATTTTCATTTCCTAAATACAAATCAGCTTCTATACAGTATTTTGGATTTGGACCACCGCCACTTGTAGTTGTACCAGTTGTAAGATTTTTATAATTGATACTTGTACTATTTGTATTGCTAATAATATTAGAACCATCTGCCTCCATGTCAGTAAACAAACTGTTGTCTAACAATCTAGGAACTCCGTTAAAAAGACCAATTCCTCCAACTTCTGAAGTGTTTGAAGGGCATAAATCAATTGAAGCGCTATAAGTATCCCTAAAGGTAACGTTGTAGCAATCTACAAAGGTGGTATCTGTTCCTACCACTCTTACAGGACAATAATCCCATTCCCAGTTTACTAGTAAATTAGAACTTTCAAAAAAAGAAGGTTTTACAAGTGTGTCACTAGGGTGTAGGTAGGTGTTTTGAGAATAGGAGGCGAGACTTATAAATAGAATTAGATTAGCAAGGATAATTTTTTTCATTTAGTTATAGTTTTAGTTTGTATAACTATAACAGGCATAAATTTATTTACCCTACTTATAGAGTCGTTTTATAAACCAAAATCCATCCCTTTTTTTGCTGCAATGGCCATTTCTTGCTCTTGAATTTTATCAGCTTTAGTAATAGCTTCATTTAAGGCTAAAATTAAATAATCTTCTAAAGCCTCCTTATCACTTAACAAATTCTCATTAACGTCTATTTTTTTTACTTGTTTACTAGCTGTAATAGTGATGTTTATCAAACCGTTTCCGCTATTGCTTTCTATCAAAATATCATTTAATCTTAATTTAGCTTCTTCTACATTTTTTTTAGCGTCTTGTAATTGACTCATCATTTTAGACATATCTCCAAACATAATTCTAGTATTTTATTTTAAGAACAATATAAAAAGATAATTAATACCTTCATTTAAAATAATCATCAATATCATGGAAAACATTCTTAAAAGAAATGTCTTTATCCTACTAGGAATTGCTATTTTTGCTCTCTTAATAAAATGCCACAAAATGAAGGTGATAGAAGCTCCAATAGCCGATAAAATTCCAACCGAGTTAGTAAAACACAAAGACGTTCGTATCGATAATTATTATTGGATGCGTTTGTCTGATGCTGAAAAGGAAGCAGAACATCCATCGGATAAAACACAAAAAGTGTTGACTTATTTAAGCGAGGAAAATTCTTTTTACGAAGAAGAAACTAAGCATACTTTAAAGTTTCAGGAAGATTTATTTCAAGAAATGAAAAGTAGAATTAAAGAAGATGATAGCTCTGTACCTTATTTTAAGAATGGTTATTTTTATATTACTCGTTATGATATAGGTAGTCAATATCCAATTTATACTCGTAAAAAAGGAACTTTAGAAGCCGAAGAGGAAATTTTATTAGATGTAAATGCTTTGGCAAAAGGATCTGAGTATTTTGATGTTGGAGGACTATCAGTAAGTACCAATAATAATATTTTAGTTTATAGTGTAGATAATACAGGAAGAAGGCAATATACTTTGTTTTTTAAAGATTTAACTACAGGAGATTTACTAAAAGATACTATTGAGTTTACCACAGGTTCTGCTACTTGGGCAAACGACAATCAAACTTTGTTTTATACTAAAAAAGACCACGTTACTTTAAGGAGTGATAAAATTTACAGACATGTATTAGGAACTACCACTGGAGAAGATGTATTGGTATTTCACGAAAAAGATGATACTTATGGAGTTTATGTGGGAAAAACAAAGTCTAAAAAATATCTTTTAATAGGTTCTTATAGCACCTTGCAAACCGAATATCAGTATTTAGAGGCAAATAATCCTACAGGAGAATTTAAGGTTTTTCAGGCTAGAGAAGATGGTTTAGAATATAGTATTACTCATTTTAATGATTCTTTTTATATACAGACCAACAAAGATGGAGCAACCAACTTTAAGTTGATGAAAACTTCTGAAACATTAACAGCTAAAGAAAATTGGATTGATGTTATTCCACACAGAGAAAATGTTTTGTTGGAAGACATGACCATTTTTAAAGACTTTTTAGTTTTAGAAGAAAGAGAAGATGGATTAGGGAAAATAAGAATTATTCGCTGGGATGGAAGCAAAGATTATTATTTGCCTTTTGCCGAAGAAACTTACTCAGCCTATGTATATGGAAATCCTGAATTTGATACTCCTTGGTTGCGTTTTGGCTACAACTCTATGACAACTCCTAGTTCTGTGATAGATTTTAACATGAGCACTCAAGAAGAAATCATTAAAAAGGAACAAGAAGTATTAGGAGGGAAGTTTAACAAGAAAAATTACACAAGTAAACGTATATGGGTAACCGCTAGAGATGGTAAAAAAGTTGCCTTGTCTATTGTACATAGAAAAGATACTGAGATAGATGAAAACACACCAGTATTTATGTACGCTTATGGATCTTATGGGCACACTGTTGATGATAGTTTTAGTACTACACGTTTAAGTTTGTTAGATAGAGGTTTTGTTTTTGCATTAGCTCATATTAGAGGATCTGAATATTTAGGGAGACCTTGGTATGAGGATGGAAAATTATTAAATAAGAAGAATACTTTTAATGACTTTGTAGATTGTGCAAAGTATTTAATTAATTCTAAAATGACTTCACCAGCACATTTATATGCTATGGGTGGTTCTGCTGGTGGTTTGTTAATGGGAGCTGTTTGTAATATGAATCCAGAATTATTTAATGGAATTATTTCTGCTGTTCCTTTTGTTGATGTGGTAACAACTATGTTAGATGAAAGTATTCCTTTAACTACAGGAGAATATGATGAGTGGGGAAATCCTAATGATAAAGTTTATTATGATTATATCAAATCTTATTCGCCATATGATAATATAGAATCAAAAGCTTATCCAAATATCTTAGTCACTACAGGATTACACGATTCTCAAGTGCAATATTGGGAGCCAGCAAAATATGTAGCTAAATTAAGAGAGTTAAAAACAGATCATAATAAATTGTACTTGCATACCAATATGGAGGCAGGGCATGGAGGAGCTTCTGGGCGTTTTGATTCTTTAAAAGAAACAGCTATGGAATATGCTTTTATTTTAGATTTAGAAGGATTAGCTAAATAATTTAGTTTGATATAAATAAAAAAAAAACCGAGCAAATTGCTCGGTTTTTTTATGGAATAAAATAAAGTTTATTCGTTATCGTTCAAGTTAATATCTTCATAAGCATTCATTCCGTGCTCGTGAATATCTAATCCTTGTTTTTCTTCTATTTCAGAAACTCTTAGTCCCATAGTTTTTTTAATGGCAAATAAAATAATATAAGAGGTAATTAAACAAGTAATTCCTACTACCATAACACCATAAGCTTGACTTCCTAATTGAGAAAAAGAACCAGTGTTAAAAACACCTTTATCTCCCCAAATACCAACAGCTAAAGTACCAAATGTTCCACAAATTAAGTGAACACCAATAGCACCAACAGGGTCATCCATTTTTAATCTATCAATAAATCCAACAGCAAAAACAATAATAACACCAGAAATAAATCCAATAATAATAGCGTCTAAAGGAGACATTAAGTCAGCCCCAGCAGTAATACCAACTAGTCCAGCTAAAGCACCGTTAAATGCCATGGTAATGTCGTAAGTTTTAAATTTGATGTAAGAAGTTGCAAAAGCAGCGATAATACCAGCACTTGCAGCTAATGATGTTGTTACTAATACTAAAGAAACTGTTCCTGCATCGGCAGATAAAACAGAACCTCCGTTAAATCCAAACCAACCAAACCATAATAAGAAAACTCCTAAGGCTGCTAGTGGTATGTTGTGACCAACAATTGGTTTTATAGAACCATCAGATAAATATTTTCCTAAACGAGGTCCTAATAAAATTACAGCAACTACAGCAGCCCATCCTCCAACAGAGTGAACAAATGTAGAACCAGCAAAATCATGGAATCCTAATTGACTTAGGAATCCACCTCCCCATCCCCATGAACCAATAATAGGGTATACAACTCCTACATATAGTAATGAGAAAACTAAGAATGATCCTAATTTAATTCTTTCGGCAACAGCTCCAGATACAATGGTTGCAGCAGTAGCAGCAAACATCCCTTGGAATAAAAAGTCTGTCCAATAAGTAAAGCTTCCGTTATAATCAGGAGTAAGACCATTTTCAGGAAGAGAGATTCCAAATCCTGCAAAGTTAAACACAGAAAAATCTCCTCCTGGGTACATTAAGTTAAAACCGCATATAGCAAAGGTTAATAAACCAATGGCTACAATCATAAAG
Above is a genomic segment from Wenyingzhuangia fucanilytica containing:
- a CDS encoding arginine decarboxylase yields the protein MRNKYKDLINQTFYFPQEEFKLTDDDELMFHDINVAALIEEHGTPLKITYLPKISENIQKAKKWFASAFEKHDYQGKYFYSYCTKSSHFKHVLDEALENNIHIETSSAFDINIVNALLETGKINKDTFVICNGFKREQYISNIADLINNKHKNCIPIIDNYEELSLLEEEIEHSFNVGIRIASEEEPKFEFYTSRLGIGYKNIVPFYKKQIEENPKVNLKMLHFFINTGIKDNAYYWNELHKCLKVYVALKKICPTLDSLNIGGGFPIKTSLGFEYDYEYMIDEIVYQINVVCNDAKVEVPNIFTEFGSFTVGESGANFYKVLYQKQQNDRELWNMIDSSFITTLPDSWAINKRFIMLPINRWNENYERVLLGGLTCDSDDYYNSEQHSNAIYLPTYHPEKPLYIGFFNTGAYQESIGGFGGLQHCLIPQPKQLIIQKDKDGKLTTTVFREKQSYQEFLNILGYEK
- a CDS encoding YHYH protein, whose product is MKKIILANLILFISLASYSQNTYLHPSDTLVKPSFFESSNLLVNWEWDYCPVRVVGTDTTFVDCYNVTFRDTYSASIDLCPSNTSEVGGIGLFNGVPRLLDNSLFTDMEADGSNIISNTNSTSINYKNLTTGTTTSGGGPNPKYCIEADLYLGNENAVWYHQYQILAGPINKPGSTYNYHTAETIGILIDGMVLEHTPPSSESVSALQGGIIPLDRCGFHPEPSGFGHFHTIPHGINLALAANGVSSDYYCEDVDQLENSGLAGFSFEGIPIYAPYDNGENTAPNDLDECNGHTGATVEFPNGVYHYHASATDIINNPPCRSYFAPLEDTRYEYGEFESEVLGIDKTVYDANLVSVELINKTIVFTGNFEVLEVFNTEGKTIFKIKNGSQPVHKNIEQYLPGIYFISAKLDNKYCFKKILFN
- a CDS encoding YbaB/EbfC family nucleoid-associated protein, encoding MFGDMSKMMSQLQDAKKNVEEAKLRLNDILIESNSGNGLINITITASKQVKKIDVNENLLSDKEALEDYLILALNEAITKADKIQEQEMAIAAKKGMDFGL
- a CDS encoding S9 family peptidase codes for the protein MKVIEAPIADKIPTELVKHKDVRIDNYYWMRLSDAEKEAEHPSDKTQKVLTYLSEENSFYEEETKHTLKFQEDLFQEMKSRIKEDDSSVPYFKNGYFYITRYDIGSQYPIYTRKKGTLEAEEEILLDVNALAKGSEYFDVGGLSVSTNNNILVYSVDNTGRRQYTLFFKDLTTGDLLKDTIEFTTGSATWANDNQTLFYTKKDHVTLRSDKIYRHVLGTTTGEDVLVFHEKDDTYGVYVGKTKSKKYLLIGSYSTLQTEYQYLEANNPTGEFKVFQAREDGLEYSITHFNDSFYIQTNKDGATNFKLMKTSETLTAKENWIDVIPHRENVLLEDMTIFKDFLVLEEREDGLGKIRIIRWDGSKDYYLPFAEETYSAYVYGNPEFDTPWLRFGYNSMTTPSSVIDFNMSTQEEIIKKEQEVLGGKFNKKNYTSKRIWVTARDGKKVALSIVHRKDTEIDENTPVFMYAYGSYGHTVDDSFSTTRLSLLDRGFVFALAHIRGSEYLGRPWYEDGKLLNKKNTFNDFVDCAKYLINSKMTSPAHLYAMGGSAGGLLMGAVCNMNPELFNGIISAVPFVDVVTTMLDESIPLTTGEYDEWGNPNDKVYYDYIKSYSPYDNIESKAYPNILVTTGLHDSQVQYWEPAKYVAKLRELKTDHNKLYLHTNMEAGHGGASGRFDSLKETAMEYAFILDLEGLAK
- a CDS encoding ammonium transporter, with the protein product METTLNFTINNLWMMVSIALVFIMHLGFSTLEVGLARSKNAINILFKNFMIVAIGLLTFAICGFNLMYPGGDFSVFNFAGFGISLPENGLTPDYNGSFTYWTDFLFQGMFAATAATIVSGAVAERIKLGSFLVFSLLYVGVVYPIIGSWGWGGGFLSQLGFHDFAGSTFVHSVGGWAAVVAVILLGPRLGKYLSDGSIKPIVGHNIPLAALGVFLLWFGWFGFNGGSVLSADAGTVSLVLVTTSLAASAGIIAAFATSYIKFKTYDITMAFNGALAGLVGITAGADLMSPLDAIIIGFISGVIIVFAVGFIDRLKMDDPVGAIGVHLICGTFGTLAVGIWGDKGVFNTGSFSQLGSQAYGVMVVGITCLITSYIILFAIKKTMGLRVSEIEEKQGLDIHEHGMNAYEDINLNDNE